The Camelus dromedarius isolate mCamDro1 chromosome 8, mCamDro1.pat, whole genome shotgun sequence genome includes a window with the following:
- the DUSP13B gene encoding dual specificity protein phosphatase 13A isoform X5, producing the protein MAEASLPELQGDTEALPCPSILELEELLRAGKFSSNHVDEVWPNLYIGDAATANNRFELWKLGITHVLNAAHGGLYCHGSPDFYGSSVSYMGVPAHDLPDFDISAYFSSAADFIHRALSTPGAKVLVHCVVGVSRSATLVLAYLMLRQQLSLRKAVITVREHRWVFPNRGFLHQLCQLDQQLRGAGRS; encoded by the exons ATGGCGGAGGCCTCGCTCCCAGAGCTGCAGGGAGATACCGAAGCCCTGCCTTGCCCCAGCATCCTGGAACTGGAGGAGCTCTTGAGGGCAGGGAAATTTTCTTCCAACCACGTGGATGAAGTTTGGCCCAACCTTTACATAGGAGATGC ggccacgGCAAATAACCGCTTTGAGCTTTGGAAGCTGGGCATCACCCATGTGCTGAACGCCGCCCACGGGGGCCTGTATTGTCACGGCAGCCCTGACTTCTACGGCAGCAGCGTGAGCTACATGGGGGTGCCCGCCCACGACCTTCCTGATTTCGACATCAGTGCCTACTTCTCCTCTGCAGCTGACTTCATCCACCGTGCCCTCAGCACACCTGGGG CCAAGGTCCTGGTGCACTGTGTGGTAGGGGTGAGCCGCTCCGCCACACTGGTCCTGGCCTACCTCATGCTGCGCCAGCAGCTGTCCCTGCGCAAGGCAGTGATCACCGTGCGGGAACACCGATGGGTCTTCCCCAACCGAGGCTTCCTCCACCAGCTCTGCCAGCTGGACCAGCAGCTGCGGGGTGCAGGCCGGAGCTGA